One region of Brassica napus cultivar Da-Ae chromosome A10, Da-Ae, whole genome shotgun sequence genomic DNA includes:
- the LOC106370347 gene encoding putative xyloglucan endotransglucosylase/hydrolase protein 13: MAALATKQSLLLLLSSLLLLIGVSTGSFYDNFDITWGNGRANIFESGQLLTCTLDKISGSGFQSKKEYLFGKIDMKMKLVAGNSAGTVTAYYLSSKGETWDEIDFEFLGNVTGQPYVLHTNVFTGGKGNREMQFYLWFDPTADFHTYTVLWNPLNIIFLVDGIPIRVFKNNEAHGVAYPKSQPMKIYSSLWEADDWATQGGRVKTDWTNAPFSAFYRSFSDVDCCSRTSVWNWVTCNANSNSWMWTTLNPNQVGQMKWVQDDYMIYNYCTDYKRFPQGLPTECNLG, from the exons ATGGCAGCTCTGGCGACCAAACAGTCTCTGTTGTTGCTGTTATCTTCTCTTCTGCTCTTGATAGGCGTATCCACCGGAAGTTTCTACGACAACTTCGACATCACATGGGGTAATGGTCGTGCCAACATATTTGAGTCTGGACAGCTCTTGACATGCACTCTCGACAAGATCTCTGGTTCAGGTTTTCAATCCAAGAAAGAGTATTTATTCGGAAAGATTGATATGAAGATGAAACTTGTCGCTGGAAACTCAGCCGGAACAGTTACTGCTTACTAC CTTTCCTCTAAAGGCGAGACATGGGATGAGATAGACTTCGAGTTCCTGGGTAATGTTACAGGACAGCCTTATGTTCTCCATACCAATGTGTTCACAGGAGGTAAAGGTAACCGTGAAATGCAGTTCTATCTCTGGTTTGATCCCACCGCGGACTTCCACACTTACACCGTCCTTTGGAACCCTCTCAACATCAT CTTTCTTGTGGACGGAATCCCAATCCGGGTGTTCAAGAACAACGAGGCTCACGGTGTGGCTTACCCGAAGAGCCAGCCAATGAAGATCTACTCAAGTCTATGGGAGGCTGATGATTGGGCTACACAGGGTGGTCGAGTCAAGACGGATTGGACTAACGCTCCATTCAGCGCTTTCTACAGGAGCTTCAGTGATGTGGACTGTTGTAGCCGGACTTCAGTGTGGAACTGGGTTACGTGCAATGCAAATAGCAACTCGTGGATGTGGACTACACTTAACCCCAATCAGGTTGGACAAATGAAGTGGGTGCAAGATGATTACATGATCTATAACTATTGTACTGATTACAAGAGGTTCCCTCAAGGTCTACCCACGGAATGCAACCTTGGCTGA
- the LOC106369649 gene encoding mitochondrial outer membrane protein porin 4-like codes for MTTHSLIPTEMSINFCTPESYLTCVSVIFQLDVQYVHPHAMLHSSIGLNPTPLLDLSANIGSQTVCLGGEIGFKTASSLLTKYNAGVGFNKPDFSAALMLEDKGESLRGTYAPHGESNHIRWCRTDPSLLQS; via the exons ATGACTACTCATAGTCTCATTCCTACGGAAATGTCAATCAATTTTTGTACTCCGGAGTCGTACTTAACATGTGTCTCTGTTATATTTCAGCTGGATGTGCAATATGTTCATCCTCATGCTATGCTCCATTCCAGTATTGGCCTCAACCCAACTCCTCTCCTTGATCTATCAGCAAATATCGGAAGCCAGACTGTTTGCCTTGGTGGTGAAATTGGTTTCAAAACAGCTTCCTCGTTACTGACCAAGTATAACGCCGGAGTTGGTTTCAACAAGCCAGACTTCTCTGCTGCGCTCATGCT GGAGGATAAAGGGGAGAGTCTACGAGGGACTTACGCCCCACACGGTGAATCCAACCACATCCGTTGGTGCAGAACTGATCCGTCACTTCTCCAGTCATGA
- the LOC106370346 gene encoding uncharacterized protein LOC106370346 codes for MRYTPRSQGRKLIIPSFFFIIALCVLAFINEIRFGSLLSFGRCALSNVPMTNGSSETPLLSSSSSSSGGDEIRILVGILTLPDQYPRRHFLRMIYGTQAIPNGVKIDVKFVFCNLTKEDQKVLVALEIMRYDDIIILNCNENMNKGKTYTYFSSLPDLFNETDSPNPPYHYIMKADDDIYIRLENLVASLKPLPREDLYYGYVIPCQSMDPFVHYMSGMGYLVSWDIAVWLKDSDIPKKHLEGPEDKVFGDWMKEGKRGKNRFNAKWSMYNFPEPPTKCTHELWPDTIAVHLLKNQEKWIRILNYFNVTSNLKPSKLYHIP; via the exons ATGAGATATACTCCAAGATCACAAGGGAGAAAACTCATCATcccttctttctttttcatcaTAGCTCTCTGTGTACTAGCTTTCATCAACGAAATCAGATTCGGCAGTTTACTGAGTTTCGGACGATGTGCTTTGTCGAATGTTCCGATGACTAACGGTTCATCGGAGACTCCAttgttgtcttcttcttcttcttcttcgggtGGTGATGAGATTAGGATTCTTGTCGGAATTCTTACACTTCCCGATCAGTACCCACGTCGGCATTTTCTCCGGATGATCTACGGGACACAAGCTATTCCCAACGGCGTTAAGATCGACGTGAAGTTCGTGTTCTGTAATTTGACTAAAGAAGACCAGAAAGTGCTTGTCGCTTTGGAGATCATGCGTTATGATGACATCATCATACTCAATTGCAACGAGAATATGAACAAAG GCAAGACCTACACATACTTCTCAAGCTTACCAGATCTATTCAACGAAACCGATTCACCAAACCCACCATACCATTACATAATGAAAGCCGACGACGACATTTACATAAGACTAGAAAACCTCGTAGCATCTTTAAAACCATTACCTCGAGAAGATCTCTACTACGGCTACGTCATTCCATGTCAAAGCATGGACCCGTTCGTTCATTACATGTCAGGAATGGGTTACTTAGTCTCGTGGGACATCGCGGTTTGGCTCAAAGACTCTGATATTCCCAAGAAACATCTAGAAGGTCCCGAAGACAAAGTGTTTGGCGATTGGATGAAAGAAGGAAAACGAGGGAAAAACCGGTTTAATGCTAAATGGTCGATGTATAATTTCCCTGAGCCACCGACTAAATGCACACATGAGCTTTGGCCTGATACTATTGCAGTTCATTTGTTGAAGAACCAAGAAAAGTGGATACGAATATTGAACTACTTCAATGTTACTAGCAACCTTAAGCCTTCTAAATTATACCACATACCGTAG